Part of the Leifsonia sp. Root112D2 genome is shown below.
CACGAGCGCCAGCGAGACATCGATCGCCTCGTCGGTGCCGATACAGTCGAGCGCCGCGACGGGGCTGGCCGAGAACTCGTCGCGAAGGCGCTCGAGCAGATCGTTGCCATAGGCAATCGGCTCAGCCCCAAACGAGCGCAGTGTCTCGAAGTTCTTCGGACTCGCGGTGCCGATGACCCGTGCGCCGATGATTCTTGCCTGCTGAAGCACGCTGACGCCCACCGCGCCGGATGCGCCGTGTACGAGAATCGTCTCGCCCGCCGCGACGGACGTGACATGCAGCATCTCGGCAGCGGTCGAACCGGCCAGCAGCAGATTCGCGGCCTGCGAAAAGTCGAGGGCGTCGGGCTTCGCAAAGACGTCCGCGGCAGGCACGGTCACCTCGGTGGCATAGCCACCGGAGATGCGAAAGGCGAGCACCTCGTCGCCGACGGCGCCGCCGCCCGAGCCGATCTGCGTATCCGGCCCGAGAGCGCTGAGAATGCCGGCGACCTCATACCCGATGGCGATCGCAGCCTGCGGCGTTGACGGGTTTCGGGCACCGGCGAAGTGCTTGTAGTCGGCCGGATTCATTCCGGCCGCCTTCACCCGTATCGTGACCTGACCGGCGCCGGGTGCCGGCACCTCCTTGTCGACCAGTCGCAGCTGTTCCAGGCCTCCGAAGCCCTCGGCAATCCATGTCTTAGCCATGGCTGCAAGTTAACCACTCGGCGCCGTGACACGGTCAGCGGCGGCGTGTGCGCATCGCGCCCCACAGCGCAGTGGCGGCAGCGGCGCCGGCGAAGGCGCCCGCGAGGAGCTTCATGCGCTGTCGAGATGCCATGGCCTGAATGCTGCGGGACTGTGCGCGATCATCGAAGATGCCGTGGCTGCCGAAGTCCTCACTCTCGTCAGCGGGCTCCCACAGGTTCACGGGGGCGGAGGGATCGCGAGGCTGGCTCGTCTGCTGGCCGCCGAAGCCCGTGCGGGCCAAATAGTGGTCGAGCATGCCGGGCACGACGGCGTTGCCGATCATGGACTTCACCGTGCTGCGTCCGACCCACCACTCCCGGCGGCGCGGGTGGAACGCCGCGTACACGACGGCGTGGGCCGCGACCTCCGGTTGGTAGATCGGCGGCACGGGCTGTGCCTGCTTGGGCAGCCTCGACAGCAACCACGAGAACTGCGGCGTGTTGAGGGCGGGCAGTTGCACCATCGTCGTGCGAACACCGCTCGATTCGTGCAGAAGCTCGCAACGCAACGATTCGTTGAACCCCTGGATGGCGTGCTTCGCTCCGCAGTATGCGCTCTGCAAGGGAATGCCCCGATAGGCGAGCGCCGACCCGACCTGCACGATGGTCCCCTCATCGCGCGTCCGCATCCGTTTCAACGCGGCCATCGTGCAGTAGACGAAGCCCAGGTAACTGACCTCGGTCGCGCGCCGGAACTCAGCCGCCGAGATTTCCGAGAACGGGGCGAACGCCGACGAGAAGGCGGCATTGACCCAGATGTCGATGGGTCCGAGTTCCTGTTCGATTCGTTCGACGGCGGCCTCGACGGCATCGGCATCTGCCACATCGACAGACACGGCAAACGGATGTCCGCCGGCGGCACGCACCTCGGCTTCGGCGCCAGC
Proteins encoded:
- a CDS encoding quinone oxidoreductase family protein, which translates into the protein MAKTWIAEGFGGLEQLRLVDKEVPAPGAGQVTIRVKAAGMNPADYKHFAGARNPSTPQAAIAIGYEVAGILSALGPDTQIGSGGGAVGDEVLAFRISGGYATEVTVPAADVFAKPDALDFSQAANLLLAGSTAAEMLHVTSVAAGETILVHGASGAVGVSVLQQARIIGARVIGTASPKNFETLRSFGAEPIAYGNDLLERLRDEFSASPVAALDCIGTDEAIDVSLALVADRSRIVTIANSARAERDGFTAIGGRIPASAAYRDGIRSQLIRLAAEGRLKVPVAGTFPLDEAITALTLLKSGHAGGKLALIP
- a CDS encoding SDR family oxidoreductase, whose product is MMTRRERPLVVAVTGASGGVGRATAIEFGRERARVALLARGAAGLAGAEAEVRAAGGHPFAVSVDVADADAVEAAVERIEQELGPIDIWVNAAFSSAFAPFSEISAAEFRRATEVSYLGFVYCTMAALKRMRTRDEGTIVQVGSALAYRGIPLQSAYCGAKHAIQGFNESLRCELLHESSGVRTTMVQLPALNTPQFSWLLSRLPKQAQPVPPIYQPEVAAHAVVYAAFHPRRREWWVGRSTVKSMIGNAVVPGMLDHYLARTGFGGQQTSQPRDPSAPVNLWEPADESEDFGSHGIFDDRAQSRSIQAMASRQRMKLLAGAFAGAAAATALWGAMRTRRR